A genomic segment from Maniola jurtina chromosome 9, ilManJurt1.1, whole genome shotgun sequence encodes:
- the LOC123868216 gene encoding BTB/POZ domain-containing protein 6, with protein sequence MTVVTNPACTDSNGESQGSQASTSGTSGTQLPLALDFGQYGELRIDENCRLYDNEKQSDIVFVAGINGDTFRFPGHRRVLAATSPVFAALLSTKADVIVVDYIDRRGFEQLLRYYYCEPTQLTSVFTARATLNAAYKFLCPQLAERCARRLDEMLDAEVALEILRDLRYLCARLPGAASAPPLPALESDAAARTLSHCAMWCDSLAHNALLVIDDNADAALTHEKLEDLTYEDLVLIVKRETLRVSSELVLAEALARWSTAACKRTKRELTPSNKRAALGELAYCPRYLLLAGEELDRALALELLEPIERALVLARARKLSAPVPVGAEQEAMLRRWAQPRPAEPAAAPVFLSPRSETIEEPQPSKLCGRRPKKLKQPCFEPEDSRNTSKSNCCSDCFHGLIHAFVCLFD encoded by the coding sequence ATGACCGTGGTAACGAACCCCGCGTGCACAGACAGCAACGGTGAAAGCCAAGGTTCCCAGGCCTCGACGTCTGGCACATCTGGTACACAGCTACCTTTAGCACTTGATTTCGGCCAATACGGCGAGCTACGAATAGATGAAAACTGTCGCCTGTACGACAATGAAAAACAGAGTGACATAGTTTTCGTAGCCGGCATCAATGGGGACACATTCCGCTTTCCCGGACATCGTCGCGTCCTGGCTGCCACAAGCCCCGTCTTCGCCGCTCTACTATCAACAAAAGCAGACGTTATTGTCGTGGACTACATCGATCGTAGAGGCTTCGAACAGCTGTTACGCTATTACTATTGTGAACCGACACAATTAACTTCCGTATTTACGGCTCGAGCCACTCTTAATGCCGCATACAAATTCTTGTGTCCTCAGCTCGCTGAAAGATGTGCGCGTCGTCTCGATGAAATGTTAGACGCGGAAGTCGCGCTTGAAATTTTGCGTGACTTACGATATTTATGTGCGAGATTACCTGGAGCCGCTTCAGCACCCCCTTTGCCTGCCCTCGAGAGCGATGCTGCCGCAAGAACCTTGTCACATTGCGCTATGTGGTGCGATTCTCTCGCACACAACGCACTTCTTGTTATCGATGACAACGCGGATGCAGCCCTTACACACGAAAAATTAGAAGATCTCACGTACGAAGACTTGGTATTAATAGTAAAACGAGAAACCTTGCGTGTATCTAGTGAACTTGTCTTGGCAGAGGCACTCGCGCGATGGAGTACAGCTGCCTGCAAACGAACTAAGCGAGAATTAACGCCGAGCAATAAACGCGCTGCTCTTGGTGAATTAGCTTACTGTCCTCGATATTTACTATTAGCGGGAGAAGAGTTAGACAGAGCTTTGGCTCTAGAATTGTTGGAGCCAATAGAGCGAGCTTTGGTTTTGGCTCGGGCACGCAAACTGTCTGCTCCGGTTCCTGTGGGTGCTGAGCAGGAGGCCATGCTCCGGAGGTGGGCTCAACCTCGTCCTGCAGAACCCGCTGCAGCTCCCGTATTTTTAAGCCCGCGTTCTGAAACGATAGAAGAACCCCAACCCAGCAAACTTTGTGGACGTCGTCCTAAGAAGTTAAAACAACCATGCTTCGAGCCCGAAGATAGCAGAAACACCTCCAAGAGTAACTGCTGTTCCGATTGCTTCCACGGATTAATCCACGCGTTCGTCTGTTTGTTTGATTAA
- the LOC123868220 gene encoding protein TSSC4 has product MSSFQDRQKSLFNHLKDAEEQYSFSKSNKVTEQPDYGVIDKRTYRKIKREMKQFRGRESIYKRQDANLRECLRARSSPDHMRNPQKWQYYSLSDVTPEQMSDKTNTETALAFMREMEERESKDNEVVDETGAVFKKPTFNISKTIKKLPEEQKQPLFKCNKIIMPEYVVGMSKKKVNKLPIRTKKEKDDEENKKAELKLNHLYENDDEDDYSNNCT; this is encoded by the coding sequence ATGTCGTCGTTTCAAGATCGACAAAAGAGTTTATTTAACCACCTGAAAGATGCAGAGGAGCAATACAGTTTTTCCAAGTCAAATAAAGTTACAGAGCAACCCGATTATGGTGTTATCGACAAACGAACCTATAGGAAAATAAAGCGTGAAATGAAACAGTTTCGTGGTAGAGAAAGTATTTATAAAAGACAAGATGCGAATCTTCGGGAATGCCTACGCGCCAGATCGTCTCCAGACCATATGAGGAATCCACAAAAGTGGCAATATTATTCATTATCAGATGTTACGCCAGAACAAATGTCTGATAAAACTAATACAGAAACTGCTTTGGCTTTTATGCGTGAAATGGAGGAAAGGGAATCCAAAGATAACGAAGTTGTCGATGAGACAGGTGCAGTTTTCAAGAAACCAACATTTAATATCTCTAAAACGATTAAAAAGTTACCTGAGGAACAGAAGCAACCTCTATTCAAgtgcaataaaataattatgccAGAGTATGTAGTAGGAATGAGTAAGAAAAAGGTTAATAAACTTCCAATAAGGACCAAGAAAGAAAAGGATGATGAAGAAAACAAAAAAGCAGAGTTAAAATTGAAccatttgtatgaaaatgatGATGAGGATGACTATAGCAATAATTGTACTTAA